The window GCGGGAAGAGCTCGACGAACTCGCGCAGCTTCTCCTCGGCGCGCGGTGTCAGGTCGTAGGCGCAGCCGCCGATGCGAATCCAACTGACCATCAGCCGACCGCCAGCGACCTCCTCGAAAATCTCGTAGGTCAGCTCGCGCTCGCGGAAGGTGTAGAGGAAGACGGTCATCGCGCCGATGTCCATCGCGTGCGAGCCCAGCCACAGCAGGTGGCCCTCGATCCGGCCCAACTCGTTTAGCAGCACGCGAAGCAGGCGCGCGCGCGCGGGCACGTCGGTCCCCAGCAGCTTCTCCACGGCCAGGGCGTAGCCGAAGCTATTGCAGATCGGCGCGGTGTAATCCAGGCGGTCGGTAAGCGGGATGATTTGATGATAGGTCTTGTGCTCGGCGATCTTCTCGATCCCGCGATGCAGATAGCCGATGACCGGATCGAGATCGAGCACAGTCTCGCCCTCGAGCTTGAGCACCAACCGCAGCACCCCATGGGTCGAGGGGTGCTGGGGGCCCATGTTGAGGGTCATCTCGTGAAAGCGCTCGCCCATACTCAGCCCTTGCCCCGCAACGGGAAGTCCTTGCGCAACGGATGCCCGTCGAAGTCGTCTGGCATGTAGATCCGCCTCAGCCGCGGGTGCCCCTCGAACTCGATGCCGTACATGTCAAAGGCCTCGCGCTCGTGCCAGTCGGCCCCTGGGTAGAGGCTGCAAATCGAGGGGACTTTATCGCCGTGGGCCGGAACCCGGATGCGCATCCGCAGCCGCAGCTCGATCGAGTGCACGTTGTACAGCACCCAAAAGCGCGGCTCGCCCGCCATCGCCTCGAGGCCGACCAGGTCGCTGAGGAAGATAAAGCGCAGGCGCTCGTGGTCGCGGATCAGGGTCATGAACTCCAACAGCTCGCCAGGCTCGATGGTCCAGACGACCTCGCCGCGGAAATGCTCGTGGTCCAGGCGCTCCTCGCCGAAGCGCTCGGCGATGATCTGCAACGCCGGATGCTCGAGGTCCGTTGCGAACGGCAGGCCCTGGTCGAGTTCGTCGGACACGCCCTACTCCCTGTCGTGCACCGATTCCTCGGCGATCTTCTGCTGGAGTTTCATCACGCCGTAGATCAAGCCCTCGGGCGTCGGCGGGCAGCCCGGCACGTAGACGTCCACGGGCACCACCTTATCCGCTCCCTGGACCACGGCGTAGGAGTCGAAAATTCCGCCCGAGCAGGCGCAGCTGCCCATGGCGATCACCCACTTGGGCTCGGGCATCTGGTCGTAGACCTTACGCAACACGCTGGACATCTTCTTGGTCAGGGTGCCGGCCACGATCAACAGGTCGGCCTGGCGCGGCGAGGCGCGGAAGATCTCCCAGCCAAAGCGCGAGGCGTCGAAGTTGGCCTGAAACGCGGCCATCATCTCCATCGCGCA of the Candidatus Alcyoniella australis genome contains:
- a CDS encoding NADH-quinone oxidoreductase subunit B family protein; protein product: MGLENKIPEGFLTTTLDGVINWSRSNSIWPVTMGLACCAMEMMAAFQANFDASRFGWEIFRASPRQADLLIVAGTLTKKMSSVLRKVYDQMPEPKWVIAMGSCACSGGIFDSYAVVQGADKVVPVDVYVPGCPPTPEGLIYGVMKLQQKIAEESVHDRE
- a CDS encoding NADH-quinone oxidoreductase subunit C; the protein is MSDELDQGLPFATDLEHPALQIIAERFGEERLDHEHFRGEVVWTIEPGELLEFMTLIRDHERLRFIFLSDLVGLEAMAGEPRFWVLYNVHSIELRLRMRIRVPAHGDKVPSICSLYPGADWHEREAFDMYGIEFEGHPRLRRIYMPDDFDGHPLRKDFPLRGKG